One Urocitellus parryii isolate mUroPar1 chromosome 8, mUroPar1.hap1, whole genome shotgun sequence DNA window includes the following coding sequences:
- the Elovl2 gene encoding very long chain fatty acid elongase 2 produces the protein MEHLKAFDDEINAFLDYMFGPRDSRVRGWFMLDSYLPTFVLTVIYLLSIWLGNKYMKNRPAFSLRGILTLYNLGITLLSAYMLIELILSSWEGGYNLQCQDLTSAGEGDIRVAKVLWWYYFSKLVEFLDTIFFVLRKKTNQITFLHVYHHASMFNIWWCVLNWIPCGQSFFGPTLNSFIHILMYSYYGLSVFPSMHKYLWWKKYLTQAQLVQFLLTITHTLSAVVKPCGFPFGCLIFQSSYMMTLVVLFLNFYVQTYRKKPMKKDMQELPAGKEVRNGFSKACFAEVNGVISKKAQ, from the exons ATTCCCGAGTCAGAGGGTGGTTCATGTTGGACTCTTACCTGCCTACCTTTGTTCTTACTGTCATATATTTGCTTTCAATATGGCTGGgtaacaaatacatgaagaacAGACCTGCTTTTTCTCTCAGGGGAATCCTCACCTTGTATAATCTTGGAATCACACTTCTCTCCGCCTACATGTTAATAGAG CTCATTCTCTCCAGTTGGGAAGGAGGCTACAACTTACAGTGTCAAGATCTCACCAGCGCTGGGGAAGGCGATATCAGG gtaGCCAAGGTGCTATGGTGGTACTACTTCTCCAAATTAGTAGAGTTCCTGGAcacaattttctttgttttgcgaAAAAAGACAAATCAGATCACTTTCCTTCATGTCTACCATCATGCCTCCATGTTTAACATCTGGTGGTGTGTCTTGAACTGGATACCCTGTGGACAGA GTTTCTTTGGACCAACACTGAACAGCTTTATCCACATTCTAATGTACTCCTATTATGGACTCTCTGTGTTTCCATCCATGCACAAGTACCTTTGGTGGAAGAAATACCTCACACAGGCTCAGCTG GTGCAGTTCCTGCTCACCATCACCCACACGCTGAGTGCCGTTGTGAAGCCCTGTGGCTTCCCCTTTGGTTGCCTCATCTTCCAGTCCTCCTATATGATGACACTAGTCGTCctgttcttaaatttttatgttcag ACATACCGAAAAAAGCCAATGAAAAAAGACATGCAAGAGCTGCCTGCAGGAAAAGAAGTCAGAAATGGTTTTTCCAAAGCCTGCTTCGCCGAAGTGAATGGAGTGATAAGCAAGAAAGCCCAATGA